From Streptomyces sp. NBC_00370, a single genomic window includes:
- a CDS encoding ABC transporter permease gives MTATRTLATAARVLRQLRHDPRSIALLILVPCVMLFLLRYVFDGSPRTFDSIGASLLGIFPLITMFLVTSIATLRERTSGTLERLLAMPLGKGDLIAGYALAFGLLAVVQSALATGLALWVLGLDVTGSPWLLLLVALLDALLGTALGLFVSAFAASEFQAVQFMPAVIFPQLLLCGLFAARPTMQPVLEAISDVLPMSYAVDGMNEVLRHTDITGDFVRDILIVAGCALLVLTLGAATLRRRTA, from the coding sequence ATGACCGCGACCCGCACCCTCGCCACCGCCGCCCGCGTGCTGCGCCAGCTCCGCCACGACCCCCGGTCGATCGCGCTGCTGATCCTCGTCCCGTGCGTGATGCTCTTCCTGCTCCGCTACGTCTTCGACGGCAGCCCGCGCACCTTCGACTCCATCGGCGCCTCGCTGCTCGGCATCTTCCCCCTCATCACCATGTTCCTGGTGACCTCGATCGCCACCCTCCGCGAACGCACCTCCGGCACCCTCGAACGCCTCCTCGCCATGCCCCTCGGCAAAGGCGACCTGATCGCCGGCTACGCCCTGGCCTTCGGGCTGCTCGCCGTCGTCCAGTCCGCACTCGCCACCGGCCTCGCCCTGTGGGTGCTCGGCCTCGACGTGACCGGCTCGCCCTGGCTGCTCCTGCTCGTCGCCCTGCTCGACGCGCTCCTCGGCACCGCGCTCGGACTCTTCGTCTCGGCCTTCGCCGCGTCCGAGTTCCAGGCGGTCCAGTTCATGCCGGCGGTGATCTTCCCCCAGCTGCTGCTCTGCGGACTGTTCGCCGCACGCCCCACCATGCAGCCCGTACTGGAGGCCATCTCCGACGTGCTGCCCATGTCGTACGCGGTCGACGGGATGAACGAGGTGCTGCGCCACACCGACATCACCGGCGACTTCGTCCGCGACATCCTGATCGTCGCGGGCTGCGCCCTGCTCGTCCTCACCCTCGGCGCGGCAACCCTGCGCCGCCGCACCGCCTAG
- the proC gene encoding pyrroline-5-carboxylate reductase produces MTKTVAVLGTGKIGEALLSGMIRAGWRPADLLVTTRRTERATELHDRYGVEPVTNADAAKRADTLILAVKPQDMGKLLDELAPHVAAGTTLVISAAAGIPTSFIEERLAAGTPVVRVMPNTPVVVDEGMSVISAGSHAVAEHLSHAEEIFGGVGKTLRVPESQQDAATALSGSGPAYFYFLVEAMTDAGILLGLPRAQAHDLIVQAAIGAAVMLRDSGEHPVKLREAVTSPAGTTISAIRELENHGVRAALIAALEAARDRSRELASGNG; encoded by the coding sequence ATGACCAAGACAGTCGCAGTCCTCGGCACAGGCAAGATCGGCGAAGCCCTGCTCAGCGGCATGATCAGGGCCGGCTGGCGGCCCGCCGACCTGCTCGTCACCACCCGCCGCACCGAACGCGCCACGGAACTCCACGACCGCTACGGCGTCGAGCCCGTCACCAACGCCGACGCCGCCAAGCGCGCCGACACCCTCATCCTCGCCGTCAAGCCGCAGGACATGGGCAAGCTCCTCGACGAACTCGCCCCCCATGTCGCCGCCGGGACCACCCTCGTCATCAGCGCGGCAGCCGGCATCCCCACCTCCTTCATCGAGGAACGCCTGGCCGCCGGCACCCCCGTCGTCCGCGTCATGCCCAACACCCCGGTCGTCGTGGACGAGGGCATGTCCGTCATCTCGGCCGGCAGCCACGCCGTCGCCGAACACCTCAGCCACGCCGAGGAGATCTTCGGTGGGGTCGGCAAGACCCTCCGCGTCCCCGAGTCCCAGCAGGACGCGGCGACCGCACTCTCCGGATCAGGCCCGGCCTACTTCTACTTCCTCGTCGAAGCCATGACCGACGCCGGAATCCTGCTCGGACTGCCCCGCGCCCAGGCCCACGACCTGATCGTCCAGGCCGCCATCGGCGCCGCCGTCATGCTGCGCGACAGCGGCGAACACCCGGTCAAGCTCCGCGAAGCCGTCACCTCACCGGCCGGCACCACCATCAGCGCCATCCGCGAGCTGGAGAACCACGGCGTGCGGGCCGCCCTGATCGCCGCTCTCGAAGCGGCCCGCGACCGCAGCCGCGAGCTCGCCTCCGGCAACGGCTGA
- a CDS encoding cysteine hydrolase family protein translates to MEISEKAALVVVDVQKGFEEEAFWGRRNNPEAERNIASLLDVWQASGRPVVFVRHDSAAPSSPLRAGYEGNDFKEFVAERRGKGAGAELLVTKSVNSAFYGEPDLHAWLTEAGIGQLVVAGIQTNMCNETTARMAGNLGYEVFFPLDAMHTFDLTGPFGWQQSADELSRATAVSLHGGGFAKVVRTEELVAAAG, encoded by the coding sequence ATGGAGATCTCGGAGAAGGCCGCGCTGGTTGTCGTCGATGTGCAGAAGGGCTTCGAGGAGGAGGCGTTCTGGGGACGGCGGAACAACCCTGAGGCGGAGCGGAACATCGCGTCGTTGCTCGACGTGTGGCAGGCGAGCGGGCGGCCGGTCGTGTTCGTACGGCACGACTCGGCGGCCCCCTCGTCACCGCTGCGCGCGGGGTACGAGGGGAACGACTTCAAGGAGTTCGTGGCGGAGCGACGGGGGAAGGGGGCGGGTGCCGAGCTGCTGGTGACGAAGTCGGTGAACTCGGCGTTCTACGGCGAGCCGGATCTGCACGCCTGGCTGACGGAGGCCGGGATCGGGCAGCTCGTGGTGGCGGGCATCCAGACGAACATGTGCAACGAGACGACGGCGCGGATGGCGGGGAACCTCGGCTACGAGGTGTTCTTCCCGCTCGACGCCATGCACACGTTCGACCTGACCGGGCCGTTCGGCTGGCAGCAGTCCGCCGACGAGCTGTCGCGGGCGACGGCCGTTTCGCTGCACGGCGGCGGGTTCGCGAAGGTCGTACGGACCGAGGAGTTGGTGGCGGCGGCCGGCTGA
- the trpS gene encoding tryptophan--tRNA ligase, with protein sequence MTRIFSGLKPTGHLTLGNYLGALRQWADVDQHRADALFCVVDLHALTVEHDPARVRRLSRQAATLMLAAGLDPALCTVFVQSHVAEHTRLSYLLECVATDGELRRMIQYKEKSERARTTGQSIRFSLLSYPALMAADILAYAADEVPVGADQTQHVELTRDLAERFNQRYGPTFTVPRATPPAVAARVMDLQDPTSKMGKSHEATSGIVYLLDEADVVRKKIMRAVTDSGREVEYDREARPGPANLLEILAACEGRNPDELAGGYESYGALKKDTAEAVVELLRPLRERHAALAADPEYVDGVLREGAERARGMARPVVDAAYRAIGLLPAT encoded by the coding sequence ATGACACGGATCTTCAGCGGGCTCAAGCCGACCGGGCATCTGACCCTCGGCAACTACCTCGGCGCTCTGCGGCAGTGGGCGGACGTCGACCAGCACCGGGCCGACGCGCTGTTCTGTGTGGTCGATCTGCACGCGCTGACCGTCGAGCACGATCCGGCGCGGGTGCGCCGGCTCAGTCGGCAGGCCGCCACGCTGATGCTGGCCGCCGGTCTGGATCCGGCCCTGTGCACCGTCTTCGTACAGAGTCATGTGGCTGAGCACACCCGGCTGTCGTATCTGCTGGAGTGCGTGGCCACCGACGGCGAGCTGCGGCGCATGATCCAGTACAAGGAGAAGAGCGAGCGGGCTCGGACCACCGGGCAGAGCATCCGGTTCTCCCTGCTGTCGTACCCGGCGCTGATGGCGGCGGACATCCTCGCCTATGCCGCCGACGAGGTGCCGGTGGGCGCCGACCAGACCCAGCACGTCGAGCTGACCCGGGATCTGGCCGAGCGGTTCAACCAGCGGTACGGGCCGACGTTCACGGTCCCCCGTGCCACCCCGCCGGCCGTGGCGGCGCGGGTGATGGACCTCCAGGACCCGACGTCGAAGATGGGCAAGTCGCACGAGGCCACGAGCGGGATCGTCTATCTGCTGGACGAGGCCGACGTGGTGCGCAAGAAGATCATGCGGGCCGTCACCGACAGCGGGCGTGAGGTCGAGTACGACCGTGAGGCCAGGCCGGGGCCGGCGAATCTGCTCGAGATCCTGGCGGCCTGCGAGGGGCGGAACCCGGACGAGCTGGCCGGTGGATACGAGTCGTACGGCGCGCTCAAGAAGGACACCGCCGAGGCCGTGGTCGAGCTGCTGCGACCGCTGCGGGAGCGGCATGCGGCGCTGGCCGCCGATCCGGAGTACGTGGACGGAGTGCTGAGGGAGGGAGCCGAGCGGGCCAGGGGGATGGCCCGGCCGGTGGTCGACGCGGCCTATCGGGCCATCGGTCTGCTGCCTGCGACATGA
- a CDS encoding HAD family hydrolase, whose amino-acid sequence MRYELIIFDNDGVLVDSEPISNTILAGYLTELGHPTSYEDSLRDYMGAAVHRVHDLIGARTGRLLPDDFDETLHSRVFAAFERELTPVDGVADVLEKLAADGVPYCVASSGSHERIRVGHRKTGLDRWFDDRVIFSAQDVGRGKPEPDLFLYAAEQMGVAPDVCAVVEDSPLGVAAARAAGMDVYAFAAMTPAEKLAGANGYFGGMNELLGLLA is encoded by the coding sequence ATGCGCTACGAACTGATCATCTTCGACAACGACGGCGTGCTGGTCGACAGCGAACCGATCTCCAACACCATTCTCGCCGGCTATCTCACCGAGCTGGGACATCCCACCTCCTACGAGGACTCCCTGCGGGACTACATGGGCGCTGCGGTGCATCGCGTCCACGACCTCATCGGTGCCCGTACCGGGCGTCTGCTACCCGACGACTTCGACGAGACCCTGCACTCCCGCGTCTTCGCCGCCTTCGAGCGCGAGTTGACGCCGGTCGACGGCGTCGCGGATGTTCTGGAGAAGCTTGCCGCCGACGGGGTGCCGTACTGCGTGGCGTCCTCCGGGAGCCATGAGCGGATCAGGGTCGGGCATCGTAAGACCGGGCTCGACCGGTGGTTCGACGACCGGGTCATCTTCAGCGCGCAGGACGTCGGCAGGGGCAAGCCCGAGCCGGATCTCTTCCTTTATGCCGCCGAGCAGATGGGAGTCGCCCCCGACGTCTGCGCCGTCGTCGAGGATTCGCCGCTGGGTGTCGCGGCGGCCAGGGCCGCCGGGATGGATGTGTACGCGTTCGCTGCCATGACGCCCGCCGAGAAGCTGGCCGGGGCCAACGGGTACTTCGGCGGGATGAACGAACTGCTGGGATTGCTCGCCTGA
- a CDS encoding MFS transporter, with the protein MTDVRLRHGRASLAVSFFAQGVAFALLVTRIPAIQDRYGISDGLLPVFLAAVPILAGVGSVVTEKLVAKVRPSMVLRCAQPVVLLALLGVGAGDALWQIAVSLAAFGLAVGALDASMNMLGVSLQRAYGRSIMLGFHAAYSLGGIAGASLAWAGAHWDLSLLVSYLPVVVVLLPLTLIGSRWYADATPDAVEAAAGSGDKPVTAGSKPVVFKLLLPLCLVMAFAYIGDSTVSNWSAKYLQDVLHSSEELATVPYNAYMVTTLLGRAVGDFGVRRFGAVAVVRCGTVLAAAGFGVVAIASGPWVGILGFTMLGLGLCVIVPQTFAAAGRLFPAASDAAVARLNIFNYVGFLIGSPLVGALGDAWSYRGAMLVPMVMVLVTLVYARSFGTDPAGYGGGHERPRTVDVG; encoded by the coding sequence ATGACAGATGTGCGGTTGCGGCACGGTCGGGCCTCCCTTGCGGTGAGCTTCTTCGCCCAGGGCGTGGCCTTCGCTCTCCTCGTCACCCGTATCCCCGCGATCCAGGACCGGTACGGGATATCCGACGGGCTGCTGCCGGTGTTCCTCGCCGCCGTACCCATTCTCGCGGGTGTCGGGAGTGTCGTCACCGAGAAGCTGGTCGCGAAGGTGCGGCCGAGCATGGTGCTGCGGTGTGCGCAGCCCGTGGTGCTGCTCGCTCTGCTCGGGGTCGGTGCCGGGGACGCGCTGTGGCAGATCGCCGTCTCCCTCGCTGCCTTCGGTCTTGCGGTGGGGGCGCTCGACGCGTCGATGAACATGCTCGGGGTGAGTCTCCAGCGGGCCTACGGGCGCAGCATCATGCTCGGGTTCCATGCCGCGTACAGCCTCGGTGGGATAGCCGGGGCCTCGCTGGCCTGGGCGGGGGCGCACTGGGATCTGTCGCTGCTGGTGTCGTATCTCCCGGTGGTGGTCGTGCTGCTGCCGCTGACGCTGATCGGCAGCCGGTGGTACGCCGATGCGACACCGGACGCGGTCGAGGCAGCCGCCGGGTCGGGGGACAAGCCCGTAACCGCGGGCAGCAAGCCCGTCGTCTTCAAGCTGCTGCTGCCCCTGTGTCTGGTGATGGCCTTCGCCTACATCGGTGACTCCACCGTCTCGAACTGGAGCGCCAAGTACCTCCAGGACGTGCTGCACAGCTCGGAGGAGCTGGCGACCGTTCCGTACAACGCCTACATGGTGACGACCCTGCTGGGCCGCGCCGTCGGGGACTTCGGCGTGCGGCGCTTCGGTGCTGTGGCTGTCGTGCGGTGCGGGACGGTGCTCGCCGCCGCCGGGTTCGGGGTGGTCGCCATCGCTTCGGGGCCCTGGGTGGGGATTCTCGGGTTCACGATGCTGGGTCTTGGGCTGTGTGTGATCGTGCCGCAGACCTTCGCCGCCGCCGGCCGGCTGTTTCCCGCCGCGAGTGACGCGGCGGTGGCGCGGCTCAACATCTTCAACTATGTGGGCTTTCTGATCGGGTCGCCGCTGGTGGGTGCCCTGGGTGACGCGTGGAGCTACCGGGGCGCGATGCTCGTGCCGATGGTGATGGTTCTGGTGACCCTCGTGTACGCCCGCTCGTTCGGGACGGACCCGGCCGGATACGGTGGCGGGCATGAGCGGCCGCGCACTGTTGATGTGGGATGA
- a CDS encoding acetoin utilization protein AcuC: MSGRALLMWDDAVSGYDFGPSHPMDPVRLALTMGLVRAYGLDRAVDVVAAPAAGDSTLRLVHQAEYVEAVRRLSLDPGSADGSYGLGTADDPAFAGMHEASALIAGQSVGAAEAVWRGEAAHAVNFAGGLHHAMPGAASGFCIYNDAALAIARLLELGAERVAYIDVDVHHGDGVQAAFWEDPRVLTVSLHEHPRTLFPGTGWAEETGAGAGEGGAVNVPLPAGTGDEGWLRAFHAVVPELVADFRPQVLVTQHGADTHIEDPLAHLAVSLDAQRAVQAACHDLAHEYADGGRWLALGGGGYAVVDVVPRSWAHLVGIAAHAPVDPQSAVPASWRDEVYARTRQPGPVRMTDGRTAQWQPWDAGYDPADRLDQAVLATRKAVFPLRGLLA, encoded by the coding sequence ATGAGCGGCCGCGCACTGTTGATGTGGGATGACGCAGTTTCGGGATACGACTTCGGACCCAGCCACCCGATGGATCCGGTACGGCTGGCGCTGACCATGGGGTTGGTCCGGGCGTACGGGCTGGACAGAGCGGTGGATGTGGTGGCGGCGCCGGCGGCGGGTGATTCGACGCTGCGGCTGGTGCACCAGGCCGAGTACGTCGAGGCCGTACGGCGGCTGTCGCTGGACCCGGGGTCCGCCGACGGGTCGTACGGTCTGGGGACGGCGGACGATCCGGCGTTCGCGGGGATGCACGAGGCGTCGGCGCTGATCGCCGGGCAGTCGGTCGGTGCGGCGGAGGCGGTGTGGCGGGGCGAGGCCGCGCACGCGGTGAACTTCGCGGGTGGTCTGCATCATGCGATGCCGGGTGCCGCTTCGGGTTTCTGCATCTACAACGACGCGGCGCTGGCGATTGCCCGGCTGCTGGAGCTGGGTGCCGAGCGGGTGGCGTACATCGACGTCGACGTGCATCACGGCGACGGGGTCCAGGCGGCGTTCTGGGAGGACCCGCGGGTGCTGACCGTTTCGTTGCACGAGCATCCGCGGACGTTGTTCCCGGGGACGGGGTGGGCCGAGGAGACCGGGGCCGGTGCGGGGGAGGGTGGTGCGGTGAATGTGCCGCTGCCCGCGGGGACCGGGGACGAGGGCTGGTTGCGGGCGTTCCACGCCGTGGTGCCCGAGCTGGTGGCGGACTTCCGGCCGCAGGTGCTGGTGACGCAGCACGGCGCCGATACGCATATCGAGGATCCGCTGGCGCATCTCGCGGTGTCGCTGGACGCGCAGCGCGCGGTGCAGGCCGCCTGCCATGACCTGGCGCACGAGTACGCGGACGGGGGCCGCTGGCTGGCGCTGGGCGGTGGTGGTTACGCGGTGGTCGACGTGGTGCCCCGGTCCTGGGCGCATCTGGTGGGGATCGCCGCGCACGCGCCGGTCGACCCGCAGTCGGCTGTGCCGGCGTCGTGGCGGGACGAGGTGTACGCGCGGACGCGTCAGCCGGGTCCGGTGCGGATGACGGACGGGCGTACGGCGCAGTGGCAGCCGTGGGACGCGGGGTACGATCCGGCGGACCGGCTGGACCAGGCGGTGCTGGCGACGCGTAAGGCGGTGTTCCCGCTGCGGGGGCTGCTCGCCTGA
- a CDS encoding phosphatase: MLSTGALRAHLLAARLAGPVATSREESLRSYRLFAARDPRVMLGLDPEWAWGERDLLSLMADKCGVSADPGHVSGQDVIDPERTLGALEAFAGRLRQAVAERAPVLFGTGHPHRLLGFYAGLADALSAAGCVVLTPSQGRCIDITTRFGVRTYRLDYVRGVALVREPGVRCAGSEPGAHTHSPLPVRVALDGLAEAGRPLPELVVGDHGWVCGAGQLGIEAIGLADTDDPALFVGEAEGRVSVVVPLDDAVRSDYYRPLTRYVLNRACLSQ; this comes from the coding sequence GTGTTGAGCACCGGAGCGTTGCGTGCGCATCTGCTGGCGGCCAGGCTGGCCGGTCCTGTGGCGACGTCGCGGGAGGAGAGTCTGCGCAGTTACCGGCTCTTCGCCGCCCGTGATCCGCGGGTGATGCTCGGCCTGGACCCCGAATGGGCCTGGGGGGAGCGGGACTTGCTCAGTCTCATGGCCGACAAGTGCGGGGTCTCCGCCGATCCCGGTCATGTGTCGGGGCAGGACGTGATCGATCCCGAGCGGACGCTCGGTGCGCTGGAGGCGTTCGCGGGGCGGCTGCGGCAGGCGGTGGCGGAGCGGGCGCCTGTGCTGTTCGGGACGGGCCATCCGCATCGGCTGCTGGGTTTCTACGCAGGTCTCGCAGACGCTTTGTCGGCGGCGGGATGTGTTGTTCTCACACCTTCGCAGGGGCGATGTATCGACATAACGACCCGGTTCGGGGTACGCACGTACCGTCTTGACTACGTACGGGGCGTCGCGTTGGTGCGCGAACCGGGTGTTCGGTGCGCCGGGAGTGAGCCGGGCGCACACACCCATTCGCCGCTGCCCGTGCGGGTCGCGCTCGACGGTCTCGCGGAGGCCGGCCGGCCGCTGCCCGAGTTGGTGGTGGGGGACCACGGCTGGGTCTGCGGGGCAGGTCAGCTCGGCATTGAGGCGATCGGGCTGGCGGACACGGACGATCCGGCGCTGTTCGTCGGTGAGGCGGAGGGCCGGGTGTCCGTGGTGGTGCCACTTGATGACGCGGTGCGCTCCGATTACTACCGCCCGCTTACTCGCTATGTACTCAATCGGGCGTGTCTGTCACAGTAA
- a CDS encoding helix-turn-helix domain-containing protein, with amino-acid sequence MAAGSERPLNEVKFLTVAEVASVMRVSKMTVYRLVHSGHLPAIRVGRSFRVPEQAVHEYLRESFVGVESA; translated from the coding sequence ATGGCTGCTGGCAGCGAGAGGCCTCTCAACGAGGTCAAGTTCCTTACCGTGGCGGAGGTCGCCTCGGTGATGCGAGTGTCGAAGATGACCGTGTACCGGTTGGTGCACAGCGGTCATCTGCCGGCGATCCGGGTGGGCAGGTCTTTCCGGGTTCCGGAGCAAGCGGTTCACGAGTACCTCCGCGAGTCCTTTGTGGGGGTTGAGTCGGCCTGA
- a CDS encoding 30S ribosomal protein bS22, translating into MGSVIKKRRKRMAKKKHRKLLKRTRVQRRNKK; encoded by the coding sequence GTGGGCTCTGTTATCAAGAAGCGGCGTAAGCGGATGGCCAAGAAGAAGCACCGCAAGCTGCTCAAGCGCACCCGCGTTCAGCGCCGCAACAAGAAGTAA
- a CDS encoding NAD-dependent epimerase/dehydratase family protein → MGKVVLVTGVARQLGGRFVRRVQRDPGVERVIAVDAVPPEHHLGEAEFVRADIRQPAIARVLAEHSVDTVVHLDVTGTALGGTGSRASVKENNVIGTMQLLGACQKSPTVRRLVVKSSTSVYGSAPRDPAVFTETMPAKSLPSGGFAKDAVEVEGYVRGFARRRPDVAVCVLRFANILGPAADSPLAEYLSLPVLPTVFGYDPRLQFVHEDDVIDVLLIAAAEARRGTLNSGTFNVAGEGVLLLSQCSRRLGRPTVPVLLPAVTWVGSALRTAGMTDFSPEQIRLLTHGRVVSTDQMRETLGFVPTYSTAQTFADFARSRGAGLLPPQTVALAVDRLSQFVSSQLVGKEGI, encoded by the coding sequence TTGGGCAAGGTCGTGCTCGTGACCGGAGTGGCCAGACAGCTGGGCGGCCGTTTCGTACGGCGCGTTCAACGCGACCCCGGTGTGGAGCGGGTGATCGCGGTCGACGCGGTTCCTCCCGAGCACCATTTGGGCGAGGCGGAATTCGTCCGGGCCGATATCCGTCAGCCGGCCATAGCGAGAGTTCTCGCCGAACACAGTGTCGACACCGTGGTTCATCTGGATGTGACGGGTACCGCGCTGGGCGGTACGGGCAGCCGTGCGTCGGTGAAGGAAAACAACGTCATCGGCACGATGCAGCTGCTCGGCGCCTGTCAGAAATCGCCGACGGTCCGCCGCCTCGTCGTCAAGTCCAGTACCAGCGTGTACGGTTCGGCGCCGCGCGATCCTGCCGTGTTCACCGAGACGATGCCGGCGAAGTCGCTGCCGAGCGGCGGATTCGCGAAGGACGCCGTCGAGGTCGAGGGGTACGTGCGCGGATTCGCGCGCCGCAGGCCCGATGTGGCTGTTTGCGTGCTGCGCTTCGCGAACATCCTGGGGCCCGCGGCCGATTCGCCGCTCGCCGAGTATCTGTCGCTGCCCGTGCTGCCGACGGTCTTCGGGTACGACCCGCGGCTGCAGTTCGTCCACGAGGACGACGTGATCGACGTCCTGCTGATCGCCGCGGCCGAGGCCAGGCGCGGGACGCTCAACAGCGGGACCTTCAACGTCGCCGGCGAGGGCGTGCTGCTGCTGTCGCAGTGCTCGCGGCGGCTGGGGCGGCCCACCGTGCCCGTGCTGCTGCCGGCGGTGACCTGGGTCGGCTCGGCGCTGCGTACGGCGGGGATGACGGACTTCTCGCCGGAGCAGATCCGGCTGCTGACCCACGGCAGGGTGGTCAGTACGGACCAGATGCGCGAGACACTGGGATTCGTGCCCACGTATTCGACCGCGCAGACCTTCGCCGATTTCGCGCGGAGCCGTGGCGCGGGGCTGCTGCCGCCGCAGACGGTGGCTCTCGCGGTCGACAGGCTGTCCCAATTCGTCAGCTCCCAACTCGTCGGCAAGGAGGGCATCTGA
- a CDS encoding lysophospholipid acyltransferase family protein, protein MADAKVIPFGDDPRSRRGAAGRQKQAKDAATKRSQGRTRKPGGLIPVPEEEPLQQPAADERSAAGPEPAVAAAAEPEPRGDSWERRLAGGLAFLRRRVTGDYEVDEFGYDKELTDQVLMSLIRPLYEKYFRVEVKGIENIPAEGGALVVANHSGTLPWDGLMMQVAVHDNHPAERHLRLLAADLVFMMPVVNELARKAGHTLACAEDAERLLQRGEVVGVMPEGFKGIGKPFSERYKLQRFGRGGFVSTALRAGAPIVPCSIVGAEEIYPMLGNAKTVARLLGIPYFPLTPTFPWLGPLGAVPLPTKWTIQFGEPIPTDGYPPEAAEDPMLMFNLTDQVREQIQHTLYKLLVQRRSVFF, encoded by the coding sequence ATGGCGGATGCCAAGGTCATCCCTTTCGGTGACGATCCGCGGTCCAGGCGGGGCGCGGCCGGCCGGCAGAAGCAGGCCAAGGACGCGGCCACGAAGCGTTCACAGGGCCGCACACGCAAACCGGGTGGACTGATCCCCGTACCGGAGGAAGAGCCGCTCCAGCAGCCCGCGGCGGACGAGCGGTCCGCCGCCGGGCCGGAGCCGGCGGTGGCCGCGGCGGCGGAGCCCGAGCCGCGCGGCGACAGCTGGGAGCGCCGGCTGGCCGGCGGGCTGGCGTTCCTGCGGCGGCGGGTCACCGGGGATTACGAGGTCGACGAGTTCGGGTACGACAAGGAGCTGACCGACCAGGTCCTGATGTCGCTGATTCGGCCGCTGTACGAGAAGTACTTCCGCGTCGAGGTGAAGGGCATCGAGAACATCCCGGCGGAGGGCGGGGCGCTCGTGGTGGCCAACCACTCGGGGACGCTGCCGTGGGACGGGCTGATGATGCAGGTCGCCGTCCATGACAACCATCCCGCCGAGCGGCATCTGCGGCTGCTGGCCGCCGATCTGGTCTTCATGATGCCGGTCGTCAACGAGCTGGCGCGCAAGGCCGGGCACACCCTGGCGTGCGCGGAGGACGCGGAGCGGCTTCTGCAGCGCGGCGAGGTCGTCGGGGTGATGCCGGAGGGCTTCAAGGGCATCGGCAAGCCGTTCAGCGAGCGTTACAAGCTGCAGCGGTTCGGCCGGGGCGGGTTCGTGTCGACGGCGCTGCGCGCGGGGGCGCCGATCGTGCCGTGCTCGATCGTCGGGGCCGAGGAGATCTATCCGATGCTCGGCAACGCGAAGACGGTCGCGCGGCTGCTGGGGATCCCGTACTTCCCGCTGACGCCGACGTTTCCGTGGCTGGGGCCGCTCGGGGCGGTGCCGCTGCCGACGAAGTGGACGATCCAGTTCGGTGAGCCGATCCCCACGGACGGCTACCCGCCGGAGGCGGCGGAGGATCCGATGCTGATGTTCAACCTGACGGACCAGGTGCGGGAGCAGATCCAGCACACGCTGTACAAGCTGCTGGTGCAGCGGCGGTCCGTGTTCTTCTGA